From Saccharibacillus brassicae:
AAAGATAAAGCCGCGTCCGGATTTGCGGCACGGACCGCCTGCATCCGCTGCGCAAGCCAGATGCCGATGTCCTCGCCCGGACCGAGCAGCCGGCGTTCCAGCGCTTCGGCTTCCTGCAGCGTGCGATAGGCCGCGGCCGAATCGAGCGCCGCCTTGGGCGGGCTCGGATTCGCGGTCACGGAACCTTCGGCCCGGACGATGAACCGCAGTTCTTCGAAGACGTCCAGCGTCATGCGAATCATGCGCGGCGAACAGCCGGACGTCCGGCACAGCCGCTGGACCAACTGCCGACCGTCCACGGGCTCGGCCGCGGCTTTGCGCAGCTCGACGTAGATGGTCTTGATCCGCTCCCGGCTCGGGTCACTCAGGCGTTCGGCCGAAGGGCCGCCTGCCGGATACATCAACACGATGTTTTCCAGAGCTGGGAATTGCGCCAGCATCCGTTCGAACGGTTCCGCCGTGTCCGGCAGATCCAGAACGAACAGCGTGCGCGTCTTGGCCGGGTCCGCTTCCGCATGGCCGCTTTCCGTTTCTTCAATCCCGGAATATTTATCATACAGCCAAACCGGCAGTTGCGCCAGAGTCTTATGCGAAACTTTTAGCGTCTCCGGCCGAACGGCTGCCGCGATCTGATCCGGCCCGCAGGCAAGCACGGATTCGGCTTTTTTGCGGAAGCGTTCGACGTCTTCCGCCGACGCCGTCGCCGAGCGGCGATCGAATACCTGGAACGCCGGAAGCGCAAGATCGCGCACCATCAGCTGCGGCTTGCGGCTGCCGCGCCATTCGTTGATCCCCGGTTCGGCCAGCAGATCGAGCCGGTCGCCTTCGACCACGTACTCGGCCAGGGCACCTTTGCCGAAGGCGACCGCTTCGACGACGCAGCCGTCCTGCTCGACCACGAGTTTGAGATGCGTGTTCGTCTTGCCCATCGTCAGCACGCGCTGCACTTTGACGCCCCGGAATACGAGCTGGGGAGTCGGGTTGCTCATGCCAAACGGAGCCATCCGGTCCAGTTCTTCGATGACCGGCAGCGGAATATCGGCCAGCGAGCACTCCGTCTCCGCTTCGATGACCGGCACCAGATGTTCCGGCTTCAGCACGTTCGCCGCGTAAGCGTTCAGCCCGGCTTCGAACTCGCCGATCCGGCCGCTGCCCAGGCTCATGCCCGCCGCCGCGGGATGGCCGCCGAAATGGTCCATCGTCTCTTCAACCGACAGCAGCGCTTCGTAGATGTCGAAGCCGGCGATCGAACGCGCGGAGCCTTTGCACGTTCCTTTGTCCGCGTCGATCCCGAGAATGATCGTCGGACGGTAATACCGTTCGAGAATTTTGGAAGCTACAATGCCGACGACGCCGACGTTCCAGCCTTCGCCCGCCAGCACGATCACGTTCGGCACCTCGCCCGCGTCCGCGATTTTCTTCTCCAGCAGGACGACCGCTTCGCCGACGATGTCTTCGACGTTTTTCTGCCGCTCTTTGTTAAGCAGATCCAGCACGGACGACAGATGTTCCGCCCGGTCGCGCTCTTCGGTAATGAGCAGGTCGACCGCGCGGTTGGCGTGATCCAGCCGGCCGCTCGCGTTGATGCGCGGCGCGATCGCAAACGCGATGCCGACCGAAGTCAGCTGGTCCGGCGCGCTGCCGGCAACAGCCAGCAGCGCTTCCACGCCCGGCGACGGATTTCGCCGCATCGCTTCGATGCCCCGCGAGACGAGCAGCCGGTTCTCGCCGGTCAGCGGCATCAGATCCGCGACCGTGCCGATCGCCGTCAGGTCCATCCATTCCTCCGGCGCCTCTCCCAGAAGCGCATGGGCCAGCTTGAACGCGACCCCGACTCCGGCCAGGCCTTTGTACGGATATTCGCACAGCGGCAGCTTCGGATTGACGAGGGCGAATGCCTGCGGCAGCACGGCCGGCGGTTCGTGGTGGTCGGTCACGACGACGTCGATGCCGAGCTCCGCCGCGTAAGCGATCTGATCGACGGCGCTGATCCCCGTATCGACGGTCACGATCAGCTTGACGCCTTCGGCCGCCGCTTCGTCGATCGCATGGCGGTGCAGGCCGTATCCTTCTTTGGAACGATGCGGGATATACGTTCCGAAGTCGGCGCCGAGCCGCTTCATCAGCCGGATCATGAGCGCGGTGCTCGACACCCCGTCGGCGTCGTAGTCGCCGTAGATCCAGATCCGTTCTTCGCCGTCCAGGGCGGCGCGTATACGCTGCACCGCCGCCTGCATGCCGTGCAGCAGATACGGATCGTGCAGCCCGGACAAGTCTTCGTCTCCGTCCAGGAACTCGGCCGCCGATGCCGGCTCCGTGTACCCCCGGTTCGCGAGCAGCGACGACAGCAGCGGGGACAGGTTCAGTTCTTCGCCGAGACGCTTTACCGCCTCGCGCTCCGGACTTGCGATTTTCCATTGATATTGCGAATGCAGCACAAGCTCACCTGCCTTTTCTTTTTTTGAATAGATATCGATAGCGTTAGAGCCCCGACCGGCTTCGGGCTTCAGTTCATACTTCAGTTCGGGCTTCAATCAGAATTCAGTTCGGGCTTCAAATCGAACAAACGCGGATTGCTCCGCGTTCGAATAGATGCTGAATATTCATTGCACGATCGTCGGTTCTTCGCCGCTGCTGAGCAGTTCTTCGTTCGACTTGTACGGATAACCCGTATGATACGGTTCGACCCGCACATCGACTTCGATTACCTGCACGAAGCGGTGCATGAGCAGATCGCGGGACCGCTGGGCGATCTCTTCCGCTTCCTTGACCGTCATGCGCGGATTGACGCTCAGCACCAGCTCGATGCGGACCGTTTCCAGCGACCGGACCGCTGTCAGTTCGCGCACTTCGATTACGCCGCGAACGCGCTGGACCGTTTCCACAAAAGGCTTCGGATTTTCTTCGACCTTTTTGACCGCGGCCGGCGATTGTTCCAGCACCCGCAGCATCAGGCGAAGCGCTTTGACGATCGCCACGAACGCGACCGCAATCGAAGCCGCCGAATCCGCGTACATCAGCTGCGGCCTGTCGTACAGGCTGCCCGTGATCGACAGCGCCATGCCCGCGGCCACGACCATCGAAGCGTACAGGGAAAAGCGGTGTTCGGCCGCGAAGCGGCGGGCCGCCGGACGGTCCTGGGCCGCGAGACGTCGATAGCGATGCACGAATAGGCCCTGCCCGATGATCACCGCGACGAAAAAGGCGGCAAACGCACGCGCGCCGGGTGACTGCGGTACACTGGCCGCCAGATCGTCGAAGCCCGAAATCGATACTTCGATCGCCCCGACCAGAATCAGCGCGGCGAACAGGATGCGCACGACCGGCACCGACAAGCCTTTTCCTCCGCGCGGGCTGCGCACGGCGTCGGAAGCGGAGTTCAGCGCGTCGGCCAGCAGCGCCGGGCTTCCTCCCATCCATCCCCCGATGCCTTTGATCAGTGCCGCGGCACCCAGTATGCAGGCATCGGTCCAACCTGAAGCTTTCCCGCCGCGTTGTTGACGGACCGCCATAAGCATTCCCCTCTCGTATTGAATCGGACACAGCCGCGCCGATCTGTGCGGAGCCTGTTACACAAGAAAAGCCGCGCCTCGAATACGGGACGCGGCTTTACGGCACTGCCGTAACAATCTTAGTTCGTCGCTTTGGATGGAGCGGCCGCGGACGGCTTCTTCTTGCTTCTGAGCGCCAGCCACAGCGGGCTTGCGATAAAGATCGAAGAATACGTACCGAACAGCAGGCCGATGACCATCGCCAGCGAGAACATGCGAATCGACTCGCTGCCCATGACGAGCAGGGCAAATGCCGCGATGAAGACGGTGAATACGGTACCGAGCGAGCGGATCATCGTCTGCGAAATGCTTCGGTTGACGAGTTCTTCCAGATCGCCGCGCGTCTGCTTTTTGGCAAAGCGCAGGTTTTCCCGGATTCGGTCAAAAATAACGATCGTATCGTTGATCGAGAAACCGATGATGGTCAGGATCGCCACGATGAACGTCAGGTTGACTTCAAGCCGCAGGATCGAGAACACGCTGATAACGAGAAAAGCATCATGCAGCAGAGCCACGATCGCCGACAAGGCAAAGCGCCACTCGAAACGGATCGTGACGTAAATCATGATGCCGATACTGGCTACGGCGATCGCCAGCAGCGCATTGCGCTCCAGTTCCTTCGCCATTTCCGTATCGACCGTGTTGATTTCGTAAGATGCTTTAGGATCGATCTGGCTGTTGAATGTGGATTGCAAAGATTTGACCTGGTCGTCCGTCAGCACTTCCGGGAAACGGATATTGACGCGATCGCTGCCCGCGGTAATGGTCGCTTCCGCATCGAGTTTGGCGTCGCTGACGACTTTCTCGACTTCTGCCTGGCTAACGACTTTGGATACCGCAATATCCACGTTCGAGCCGGAACGGAAATCGACGCCGTAGTTCAAGCCGAACACCGAAAGACTGATAATGCCGGCGAGCGTCACAATCAAAGAGAACATATAGAAAAATTTGCTCTTTTTTACAAAGTTGAAATTCCAGTTCGAATGGTTCGATTGATTTTTAGAGCTCACGAATTTCACTCCCCTTCACTCCGAAATACCCCGGCTTCTTCAAGGATTTCGCCTTAACGAGCAGAGAGAGCAGGAATCGGGACAGGAAGACGTTCGTAATGATGCTGGTCACGATATCGATCATCAGGACGAGCGCGAAGCCCCGAACCGATCCCGTACCGAGCCAGAACATGACGGCGCCTGCAATCAAGGTTGTAATCTGGGCATCCATGACGGTGCGGAACGAACTTTTGCTGCCGGCGCGGAACGCCGACAAAATGCTTTTTCCGCTGCGCAGTTCTTCCTTGATCCGTTCATAGGTGATGACGTTGGCGTCGACTGCCATCCCGATCCCCAATATGAAGGCCGCGATGCCCGGGAGGGTCAGCGTAATATCGGCCCAGATAAAGACCAGAATCGTGCCCCATGTATGAATGATCAGGCAGAATGCCGCAATCAGACCCGGAATCCGGTACATGAACATCATGAAGATCAAGATGATGATCGAACCGACGATGCCGGCCCGAAGCGTCTGGTCCAGCGACATCTGTCCGAGCG
This genomic window contains:
- the recJ gene encoding single-stranded-DNA-specific exonuclease RecJ, which codes for MLHSQYQWKIASPEREAVKRLGEELNLSPLLSSLLANRGYTEPASAAEFLDGDEDLSGLHDPYLLHGMQAAVQRIRAALDGEERIWIYGDYDADGVSSTALMIRLMKRLGADFGTYIPHRSKEGYGLHRHAIDEAAAEGVKLIVTVDTGISAVDQIAYAAELGIDVVVTDHHEPPAVLPQAFALVNPKLPLCEYPYKGLAGVGVAFKLAHALLGEAPEEWMDLTAIGTVADLMPLTGENRLLVSRGIEAMRRNPSPGVEALLAVAGSAPDQLTSVGIAFAIAPRINASGRLDHANRAVDLLITEERDRAEHLSSVLDLLNKERQKNVEDIVGEAVVLLEKKIADAGEVPNVIVLAGEGWNVGVVGIVASKILERYYRPTIILGIDADKGTCKGSARSIAGFDIYEALLSVEETMDHFGGHPAAAGMSLGSGRIGEFEAGLNAYAANVLKPEHLVPVIEAETECSLADIPLPVIEELDRMAPFGMSNPTPQLVFRGVKVQRVLTMGKTNTHLKLVVEQDGCVVEAVAFGKGALAEYVVEGDRLDLLAEPGINEWRGSRKPQLMVRDLALPAFQVFDRRSATASAEDVERFRKKAESVLACGPDQIAAAVRPETLKVSHKTLAQLPVWLYDKYSGIEETESGHAEADPAKTRTLFVLDLPDTAEPFERMLAQFPALENIVLMYPAGGPSAERLSDPSRERIKTIYVELRKAAAEPVDGRQLVQRLCRTSGCSPRMIRMTLDVFEELRFIVRAEGSVTANPSPPKAALDSAAAYRTLQEAEALERRLLGPGEDIGIWLAQRMQAVRAANPDAALSFSV
- a CDS encoding cation diffusion facilitator family transporter, whose translation is MAVRQQRGGKASGWTDACILGAAALIKGIGGWMGGSPALLADALNSASDAVRSPRGGKGLSVPVVRILFAALILVGAIEVSISGFDDLAASVPQSPGARAFAAFFVAVIIGQGLFVHRYRRLAAQDRPAARRFAAEHRFSLYASMVVAAGMALSITGSLYDRPQLMYADSAASIAVAFVAIVKALRLMLRVLEQSPAAVKKVEENPKPFVETVQRVRGVIEVRELTAVRSLETVRIELVLSVNPRMTVKEAEEIAQRSRDLLMHRFVQVIEVDVRVEPYHTGYPYKSNEELLSSGEEPTIVQ
- the secF gene encoding protein translocase subunit SecF — protein: MFSLIVTLAGIISLSVFGLNYGVDFRSGSNVDIAVSKVVSQAEVEKVVSDAKLDAEATITAGSDRVNIRFPEVLTDDQVKSLQSTFNSQIDPKASYEINTVDTEMAKELERNALLAIAVASIGIMIYVTIRFEWRFALSAIVALLHDAFLVISVFSILRLEVNLTFIVAILTIIGFSINDTIVIFDRIRENLRFAKKQTRGDLEELVNRSISQTMIRSLGTVFTVFIAAFALLVMGSESIRMFSLAMVIGLLFGTYSSIFIASPLWLALRSKKKPSAAAPSKATN